Below is a window of Humulus lupulus chromosome 2, drHumLupu1.1, whole genome shotgun sequence DNA.
CGTTTATTGATTATATACAGAAGCTACAAACATAAAAGACAAGAATTCAGAGCACACACTTGAAAATTATCAAAAGCCCGAGAAGGGATATTATCATCAAATTCCTTCATCATGTCCCACGGCCCATCTCCAACACCAACTAAAATTATTGAAAGAGGTAATTTGCTGCAATGAAAAAACCAGTCAGAAAACTGATGTAATCAACAATCATGATGCAGCAACAAATCAACCATGCTCACCTAGCTTCAACAATGGCTTCAACAGTCTTCCGCTCCTGCGGACTTAGCTGGCCGTGCTCAGTATTAACACTTCTAGTCACCTAACAAACCATTCTTAATTAGTAATTGAAGATTAAAAGTCACTAGCACATGTCTGCCAACGCCATATCTGTAAAACCAGACTAAATATCCACATGGAGAAAAGAGTACCTGGCCATCTGCAATTATTACTAGAACATGGTACTGGCCACCACTCTGCTCTACAATGGTCATGGCCATCTCAACTACTGGTGCAAATGAAGTAGGGCCTGGCATAAATGATAGGAAGCGTGTACAACAGAGGTTTAGATAAATATTAAAAGtatctccaaaaaaaaaagagagatgaTACCGAAGTAAAAGAGTAATGACCAAACCTGCAAGTCGTAAATGGGGAACAATTTCTCTGTAACGACTCAAAACTTCCTCAAAGCCATTGCAAAATCTCTCATCAGGATAAAAACTAAACACATCTTGATCATGCGTAGATGCTGCCAAAAGAAACAATGTtataattcaaaaaaaaaaatctttaaggAGATAAAAGAGCAAGAAGTGCTTTAAAATACCATCTCCAAATCCATAGCAAGGAATCAAATTATCTTCATCAAATGCAGCCAAGGTTTTCCCAATAATGGATATTGCTTGTTCGTAGGGATTCAAAGTATCTCCAATGTGATGCAAGCTTTTTCTGTTGAACGACTTCGCACCTATTATTCCCAAAACAAGACTCAGAATGTTCCACGACAAGTACAAGGCATAAAACATATTGTATGTATTTAATAAGTTCCAGACTAACCTGTCCACTCATTGCTTTTTGTAAAATCAATGCCAACAATAAGATTAGAAGACTCAAGGCCAGCATTGGCAAGAGCCGCACTCACCTGCAAATATAAATAAACTTTAGTTGATACCAACAGCTTCTTCAAGAAAATTACTGCTTTCGAGTCAATCATTGAGCAGCAACAGCAGCCagcataataaaaaattatatcataTGCATATTATCAGCCAATCGCTAGAAAATATTGAGACCCCATATTTTTTAGCTGACAAAATTTCAACTTACTTTTCCACCCCACCCGATCCATTACCACTACAAAATGTTACCTACTAAAGCAAACTAGCAAACATTGCCCAccacaaaaaattataataataataataataatagtaatccTGTCGCAAGTGGGCCGAAGATTACTCAACATGTTATGAATTCTAAGTCTTTTAAATACTTTTTTGTGGGATGTTCTTTAGACATTCAACACCTTATATCAACTAAAATATACAAAACAGAGCATAGATATTGGATATTATTATACTCACTTCATCTAGAGAATTGTAGTTATCAGCAATTCTTGAATATCTCCTGTCCAACCTCCTAACACCAGCGGAGGCAGCCGCATGGCCAACACTGACGTCCTGCGGTGGGGGAGCATAATACTCTGGTTGTGCATAGGATTCTGGCGGAGCGTAAGATTGTTGGGGTTGGGGTTGGGGTGCGTAGTATGGTTGTTGAGATGCGTAGGTCTCAATCCCTTGATCATAAGGGGATTGAGGATACCCACTCCAAGATGAACTCCCACTCGAACGCAATGACCTCTGTCTAGTACTATCGTCTTTCGAACTCTTGCCACCCATCAAACCAGTTTCTCTTGATCAATATTGGGAACCCACAAAAATCAAGCAAATCTATACAAATCGAACCCTACAAGACAAATGCCAGTAAACCCAGAAAATAAAACTTATATCTTTCGTTCAATGGCAGTtacaaaggaaagaaagaaaaatatgtaTAGGTAAAGGTGGCTTTCTTCTTCTGTGTCCTGGAAAgccaaaaataaatattatctttCTAAACAAACAAAGACCAAAGAGATGGGTTCAAACACGACTGTATGCCGTAACCGCCTCAAAGTTTTACTTGTTTGGTTAACCTTCCCCATATGAATATGGACACTTTTCTTCTACAAAGGGCGACTCCAATTGCCAAGATTGCCGACAACAAAGCCAAAATAgatgtaaaaattaaaatatatgagaAAAACCCAAAACTCGTTTTTTTCAATAAACTTCACAATAAGAAAAGTGCAGAACAGCAGAACTCAACCAAAAACCCtagaaaaacaaaattaaaacagAAAACACCTGCAACGGCTAATTTTGCCGCCAAACAAATCTACAAATTGGAAAGATCAAAACTTGTAGGCCCTACTAGAAAATGAAACACAAATCTCGAACTACAAAACTAATGGATAAAATCATAAAACTTTCAAACCAGATAAAAAGTCAAATAGGACTTTACACCATTCATTCAAAGTAAAcgaaattaatattataatatatcatttttttgtgtttaatgaagaaaaacaagaattGATATTGGAAAATAAGGTAGCAGTAGGACAAAAGATCGAACCTTTAAACGGCGACGATGATGATAGTAACTGAAACAGTTCTCCGGTGAGTTTCACTTTTATTTTTGGATCTAAAATTATGAAACACTATTAAATTAGTGTTAAAAGAACATAGACTTTGATGAGTAGTGTACGCTTTGGCTTGACTTAAGGGGTTTGTGCTTTCACGAGGTAGCACATCACATGGGACCTAATGAGAGAACAGGAATGATAATGAAACCATGtaatgtgatttattttattctcTTATCCATTTTAAATCATTAGTTGATTCAAGAATACACAAGAAAGAAATGTAATATTATCCTTCACATTTTTGTCCTTCACATttttgtccaattttttttttttttttttgagaaattcacaaaaataactaaagttttaaaaaaaatactaaaaatatagaattggtaaaaaattacaaaaaatgtgGAGTGGCATCAacttaaataagaaaaaaaaattagtgataattgcggcataagtacccaatatttgggttttgtacgcggcttagacccaatgtttatttttaatgGCAATAGTACCCAAAGTCAATAAAAGTGTAATTCCGTCAGTTTCCTCCGTTAGGCAGGcacgtgtcacgtttttattggtccaaatcataattgtttttaaaatattattgagctggaccaatcacgaagtgacacgtgttggtccagtcatcacgaaacgGAGACCTAACGAAGAAGGCAGACTGAATTACATTTTTAGTGActttgggtactattgccactaaaaataaatattaagtctatgccgcgtacaaaacccaaatattaggtacttatgccgcaaatatatctattttttataaaaaaagtttacaaatttattttttttaacaaaaatttacaagtttTTAACCGAAtgttataattttataaataatatttatagatTAACTAAAAACCATGGAAAattattatttgtatttttacaatttttataaaatttcgtacttttcaaatttttttaaatttaccgTGGTAGgtgtaatcttttttttttttttttggtgagaGATGGTCCCCACCGTTTTGAAAATTAGTGGGGTTGATTTGGGCTCACGTTATTTGGTGGAGTAACCACTAATTGGATATGCTCCATAATTTTGGTGGGGTATGGACCAAGAAGGAATATACGTCTATCTACTCATTCATTAGAAAAAGTGATATATACTTTTGtggtattattattttaatgaaaaatacattttatctattttaaaaaaaaataagtggATTGTATTGTTGGGCCGGCCAGCACgcctctatttttatttattttaatctatGCTTTTGTTATTTATATTgttgtacaattttttttatataagataTATAAATTTGTGATTCCGATGGATGATATactcaattttttaaaatatttttcaaaaatatacttttttttttattttacctctaaattttacattataccatacattaacttctctatatatttttctacatcatttaaatattatatctttaaacacattttattaattaaagtaaaataaaataattgataaagaaaaaagaaataataaatatatactaaatgagagagaaaaatcttataaaaaaataataatattaaaatattatataaatgatatgtaaatgtagatatggattaattagagtttgtgcatagctattataaatatatatataaaggagttGATGGAatatgtttttatgagttttagctaaatattatagagaaagtctattacaaaatatatcaccaaaacatacaattttataatttacctcaaacttttatattatatcatatatctgcttctctattttttctctacatcatttatatattatattttttaaaatattttattcattttaagatataaaataattaaatataacagtatcacactcatatatatatacaaaagtttataaaaaaaataataaaatatttatagcttgatgcaTAGTGTTTCACAATATATAGATAAATACTATTCATtgagataaaaaatatataattttatatcacTCATTAGAAGACTACTTaactatttttttctctatattataaagaataacatATTTTAGCTTATCCATTGGGAGTACTCTAAATGAGCAATCCGAAGGAGAGTTTATTTCATACAAGAAAATTTATTGTAAAGCCTAAAATTTGTTAAGTTAATTCATGAGTCGCAATATATAAATTGTAATCAAAACATGATAAATAAATGCgtgtaaataaagaaaaaaaaaagataagctCAATTTGTCCCATTAAAAGAAtacctaaaaaaaaaattagtatcaAATCTTGAATAATGATAATAAGAATATGAAAGGTATGAAAATTTTCATATTGGAATAATCAcctttcaaaataattttttgaaCAAACTAAAACTTATATATGAAGTCTTCAAAATTGAAAGtgtaaaaattaaatattattataataaaataaaaacttatttttgaAGTCCTTTAATATGAAGATGGTATCGTTAACCTCAAAATGCATAAAATTAGTCCAAGCCAACCCAAATAAGAGTGCAATGATAAGACAAGATTAAAATTAAAGTAAAAAAGTAAAGATAAAAAGGATAAATAACTAAGACAAAAACTCTCATTTGTATTAATTAGTCGCTAAATCAAGTATAAAAATGTGAACTTAAATACTACATAATGGTTTATGCTCAAATTTGAAACTTTATTAATTACTTTGTCTCATAGAATACTATTACATGATTATCAATccaatgtttttgtttaaaaaagttttgttgtaattttctttaatctattgtatttttctttatttttatttttatgttgtctcttgtcaaaaaaaaattatataaaataaaatatacaaaaaaaaacaaGAGCAACATTTCTCATTTTCCATGTTTTATAGttttattgaaataaaaaaaaattaaaatcaatattactacatttgttttcaatttatgttatcccaaagaaaaaaaaatgttgtgtattttatttattttccatTTTTGGCTCTTtgtattattttgtaaaaaaatccaaaaaagtttttttttttttttgagtaatCCTGAAAGTATTAATATCAGTTAGattctaaataattaattaacatatattTTGATCAATATTTGTTTGAATTGCTTGT
It encodes the following:
- the LOC133817191 gene encoding E3 ubiquitin-protein ligase RGLG2-like, whose amino-acid sequence is MGGKSSKDDSTRQRSLRSSGSSSWSGYPQSPYDQGIETYASQQPYYAPQPQPQQSYAPPESYAQPEYYAPPPQDVSVGHAAASAGVRRLDRRYSRIADNYNSLDEVSAALANAGLESSNLIVGIDFTKSNEWTGAKSFNRKSLHHIGDTLNPYEQAISIIGKTLAAFDEDNLIPCYGFGDASTHDQDVFSFYPDERFCNGFEEVLSRYREIVPHLRLAGPTSFAPVVEMAMTIVEQSGGQYHVLVIIADGQVTRSVNTEHGQLSPQERKTVEAIVEASKLPLSIILVGVGDGPWDMMKEFDDNIPSRAFDNFQFVNFTEIMSKNVAPLRKETEFALAALMEIPSQYKATMELNILGNLSGKSPQRVSLPPPVYGASSFTSSKPSHDTIFKPTEPSFPSYPEKSTPVSSAPPAPSSSYDNQVCPICLTDPKDMAFGCGHQTCCECGKDLETCPICRSAISTRIKLY